The Diadema setosum chromosome 4, eeDiaSeto1, whole genome shotgun sequence genome window below encodes:
- the LOC140226749 gene encoding neuronal acetylcholine receptor subunit alpha-3-like, which yields MLGPLHKMTVWWLHSAFIYISLSITGSLASEAAERLYADLTRDYQNIIRPVKNETDPVVVYFGLSISQLIAIDERDQVMTTSVWVKHEWKDHDLMWDPADYDGIKEIHIPSVEIWLPDILLYNNANGNYDVQFKVNAIVKYTGDVMWLPPAIYKSSCKIDIEYFPFDEQSCLMKFGPWTHDTMKIDMKAQSEIVDQEDYWPNGEWEIVESPAKKNEIKYPCCAEIYADVTFYFVLHRKPLFYIVTLVVPCLLISFLTILVFFLPSDAQEKITLSISILLALIVFLLLIPNIIPPTSTTLPLIGRYMLFTMVLVTLSITITVIVINLHFRNARTHEMSPLMRYLFLNLLPKVLCMPRPGKPFEHEKYKSARKMKKKFASAGLCGRFLGTSGDSKFLRSGAQYVIDTITPSLLEEIESRNRGLNLSDTSLPKECLEMLDCVEVIARHMQREDDENQISEDWRFVALVIDRVFLWVFSVMCLSGTLGIVLRAPMLWETASSHNTTNYTEPLVLERQTYYDFNPTTPSH from the exons GGAGTCTTGCTTCTGAGGCAGCTGAGCGACTCTACGCCGACTTGACGAGAGACTATCAGAACATCATTCGACCCGTCAAGAACGAGACGGACCCAGTCGTAGTCTACTTTGGTCTCTCCATCTCACAACTCATAGCAATA GATGAAAGGGATCAGGTCATGACTACAAGTGTCTGGGTCAAGCAC GAATGGAAGGACCATGACCTCATGTGGGACCCTGCCGACTACGATGGGATCAAGGAAATCCACATACCATCCGTCGAAATATGGCTCCCAGATATTTTGCTGTACAACAA TGCCAACGGCAATTATGACGTGCAATTCAAGGTCAACGCCATCGTCAAATACACCGGGGATGTGATGTGGCTACCTCCAGCCATTTACAAGAGTTCGTGCAAGATCGACATCGAGTACTTCCCGTTTGACGAGCAGAGCTGCCTGATGAAGTTTGGTCCGTGGACGCACGACACCATGAAAATCGACATGAAGGCACAGTCTGAAATCGTCGACCAGGAAGATTATTGGCCGAATGGGGAGTGGGAGATCGTGGAGTCACCGGCGAAGAAGAACGAGATCAAGTACCCGTGTTGCGCGGAGATCTACGCAGATgtgactttttattttgtgctGCATAGAAAACCTCTGTTTTACATCGTAACATTAGTAGTGCCTTGTCTCCTTATCTCTTTCCTCACTATACTCGTCTTCTTCCTTCCGTCGGACGCGCAGGAAAAGATCACGCTTTCCATATCTATCCTCCTCGCGCTCATCGTGTTCCTTCTCCTCATCCCCAACATCATCCCACCGACGTCGACCACGCTGCCGCTGATCGGTCGCTACATGCTCTTCACCATGGTGCTGGTGACGCTCTCGATCACCATCACCGTGATCGTCATCAACTTACACTTCCGCAACGCACGAACTCACGAGATGTCGCCTCTGATGAGATACCTCTTCCTTAACCTCCTGCCCAAGGTGCTGTGTATGCCGAGGCCGGGGAAGCCGTTTGAGCATGAAAAGTACAAATCGGccaggaaaatgaagaaaaagttcGCCTCAGCTGGTCTGTGCGGGCGCTTCCTCGGCACGTCAGGCGACAGCAAATTTTTGCGCTCCGGAGCGCAGTACGTGATCGATACGATCACACCGTCATTGCTGGAGGAAATCGAGAGCAGAAACCGAGGTTTGAACTTATCGGACACTTCCTTACCTAAGGAGTGCCTGGAGATGCTGGATTGTGTGGAGGTCATAGCCAGGCACATGCAAAGAGAAGATGACGAAAACCAG ATCAGTGAAGATTGGCGTTTCGTTGCCTTGGTGATCGACCGAGTCTTCCTCTGGGTGTTTTCTGTCATGTGTCTGAGCGGCACGCTGGGGATCGTGCTTCGCGCCCCCATGCTCTGGGAGACAGCCAGCAGCCACAACACCACCAACTACACCGAGCCTCTTGTCTTAGAGAGACAGACATACTACGACTTTAACCCTACCACACCCTCtcattga